A window from Primulina eburnea isolate SZY01 chromosome 2, ASM2296580v1, whole genome shotgun sequence encodes these proteins:
- the LOC140823797 gene encoding pentatricopeptide repeat-containing protein At2g15820, chloroplastic-like has product MLPSNHFCNFHIPPAQIQRPYSAKLYLLNCRPSFHRHHLYCGPLPAKSHQNSTYPLVSSPDSISPSASDCPEEAKESEIDSLNPLEAESFNFRGSSGSADLNKRFDSPVVEVKALEELPEQWRRSKLAWLCKELPAHRSSTFTRVLNAQRKWIRQDDCTYIAVHCMRIRENEASFRVYKWMMQQQHWFRFDFSLATKLANYMGKEGKYLKCREIFDDIVNQGLVPNESTFHVLIVAYLSSSASNALDQACNIYNCMIHLGGYKPRLSLHNSLFRALLTKTGGSCKPYLKQAEFIFHNLVTCGLEIHNDIYGGLIWIHSYQDEIDKERIESLRMEMKLKGMEESEEMLVSVLRACSKAGDIVEAERTWTEILSLNYKPSNQAYVCLMEVYSKIGKPMKSLEIFRKMRKVHPSSVVAYYKIIEVLCKAREMELAEALMLEFIDSGMKPLARSFIDLMIMYSDLNLHDKVESSFLMCLEKCRLNQAVYSMYLDSLVKVGNLDRAEEILNQMHSDEAIGVNARSCNTILRGYLTSCSYTKAKNVYNLMRLKKFHIETSLVKKIEKLRSLEHQDMEKSVKPKLSKGQRETLVGLLLGGLKIELDEMEKNQNPAIQFVFRENFRIHYFLKRHIYSQFREWLSHTEKLVDEDDTGENDNIPCCFTTISHTCFRFYADQFWPQGRPMIPKLIHRWVTPRVLAYWYMYSGYRTSSGDILLKFKGDKDNVLRIVKTLQAKTLDPRVKKKGSVLWIGLLGNNAVQFWKLIEPFVLMDLKEYLEVGNELGNGAFGPKDVYYDKDFDSKGTNSEPEDEDGSYNFV; this is encoded by the exons ATGCTTCCGAGCAACCATTTCTGCAACTTCCACATTCCACCCGCGCAAATCCAGAGGCCCTATTCTGCTAAACTCTACCTTCTTAATTGCCGCCCCTCTTTCCACCGCCATCATCTCTACTGTGGACCCCTCCCCGCAAAATCTCATCAGAATTCCACCTATCCGCTTGTCTCCTCCCCTGATTCAATCAGCCCAAGTGCATCCGACTGCCCAGAAGAAGCTAAAGAAAGCGAAATCGATTCTTTAAACCCTTTAGAAGCTGAAAGTTTCAACTTTCGTGGGTCTTCAGGGTCGGCTGATTTGAACAAACGGTTTGATTCTCCGGTTGTTGAAGTGAAAGCGCTGGAAGAGTTACCTGAGCAGTGGAGAAGGTCGAAACTGGCGTGGCTTTGCAAAGAGCTACCGGCGCACAGGTCAAGTACGTTCACACGGGTGCTCAATGCGCAGCGGAAGTGGATCAGGCAAGATGATTGCACTTACATTGCGGTTCATTGCATGCGAATTCGCGAAAATGAGGCCTCATTTAGG GTGTATAAATGGATGATGCAGCAGCAGCATTGGTTTCGGTTTGATTTTTCTCTGGCCACCAAGTTAGCTAATTACATGGGTAAGGAGGGGAAATATTTGAAATGTCGGGAGATTTTTGATGATATTGTTAATCAAGGGCTCGTTCCTAATGAATCCACATTTCATGTGCTGATTGTTGCCTATCTTAGTTCCTCTGCCTCAAATGCTTTagatcaagcatgcaacatttACAATTGTATGATCCATTTAGGAGGTTATAAGCCTCGACTTAGCCTGCATAATTCCCTTTTCCGAGCTCTTCTGACCAAAACGGGAGGTTCATGCAAACCTTATCTCAAACAGGCAGAGTTTATATTTCATAATTTGGTGACGTGTGGACTTGAAATACACAATGATATATATGGTGGACTGATATGGATCCACAGTTATCAAGATGAAATAGATAAAGAAAGAATTGAATCTCTAAGAATGGAGATGAAATTAAAGGGGATGGAAGAGAGTGAAGAAATGCTTGTGTCGGTATTACGAGCATGTTCAAAAGCTGGTGATATTGTTGAAGCtgaaagaacttggactgagaTTCTTTCCCTTAACTATAAACCCTCGAATCAAGCTTATGTGTGTCTAATGGAGGTCTACTCGAAAATAGGGAAACCCATGAAATCTCTGGAAATTTTTAGGAAAATGCGGAAAGTACATCCCTCTAGCGTTGTGGCTTACTACAAGATTATCGAGGTACTGTGCAAAGCTCGTGAGATGGAACTGGCGGAGGCACTTATGTTAGAGTTCATAGACAGTGGAATGAAACCCCTGGCGCGATCTTTTATCGATTTAATGATTATGTACAGCGACTTAAATTTACACGATAAAGTGGAGTCGAGTTTTTTGATGTGCCTAGAGAAATGTCGTCTTAACCAGGCAGTGTATTCTATGTACTTAGATTCGTTAGTGAAAGTGGGCAATCTTGACAGGGCAGAAGAGATACTCAACCAAATGCACAGCGACGAGGCAATTGGTGTCAATGCCAGATCCTGCAACACGATCTTGAGGGGCTATCTTACATCTTGCAGTTATACAAAGGCAAAAAATGTTTATAATTTAATGCGTTTGAAGAAATTTCACATTGAAACCTCTTTGGTGAAGAAGATTGAAAAGCTTCGGAGTTTAGAACACCAAGACATGGAAAAATCAGTAAAGCCGAAGCTCAGTAAAGGACAACGAGAGACCCTGGTGGGTTTACTGCTCGGGGGATTGAAGATTGAACTGGACGAGATGGAAAAGAATCAGAATCCAGCAATCCAGTTTGTGTTCAGAGAGAACTTCAGGATCCATTATTTTTTGAAGAGACACATTTACAGCCAGTTTCGTGAATGGTTGTCTCATACTGAAAAGCTGGTGGACGAAGATGATACTGGTGAAAACGACAATATCCCTTGTTGTTTTACTACAATATCTCACACTTGTTTCCGGTTCTATGCAGACCAGTTTTGGCCACAAGGCCGACCCATGATCCCTAAGTTAATTCATCGGTGGGTGACTCCTCGTGTTCTTGCATACTGGTATATGTATTCAGGTTACAGAACATCATCAGGAGATATCTTGTTGAAGTTCAAAGGAGATAAAGATAATGTCTTGAGGATTGTGAAAACATTACAGGCGAAGACGTTGGATCCTCGGGTGAAAAAGAAGGGATCTGTTTTGTGGATAGGTCTTTTAGGAAACAATGCTGTGCAGTTTTGGAAACTAATAGAACCCTTTGTTCTTATGGATTTGAAAGAATACTTAGAAGTAGGAAACGAGCTAGGAAATGGAGCATTTGGTCCTAAAGACGTCTATTATGATAAAGACTTTGATTCCAAGGGGACGAATTCAGAACCCGAAGATGAGGATGGCTCGTATAATTTTGTTTAA